The following coding sequences are from one Lysinibacillus sp. FSL W8-0992 window:
- a CDS encoding oligosaccharide repeat unit polymerase, with product MNKLKQVFTKVNKIDTFSPYFFLPFILVLYFFTSLFDFHRFELFNVRVSILPAVLVALICYYIGVYIIDKLQWTIPSFGLSFLGKYIIHIVVLLTIIGLASYLMMIFGGGLGISDESNRRNLDPKLNFFSQLLWYGILLLLSYKMILEKHMTWKKALVYGTIFAVVMFLFLLMGYRTPLIIMLFTGIIIFHYVVKRVKLTWFLTALFVIGVAFSMFGFLRVVTEDTTKEFNNRDQPDVELTETEKEKLLTVEQKVNLTPKWMRSINGESVTGHIVLSKIIEYTQEEGYLKGEIHKGIFNTVLPGEQISPRMKVTEVVNSLSVEEGKYITRPTRTTTPTFIGQLFLDGGYALVAIGFLLYGVLISLIYNKVKQGGIRSFHSVAYAFVITLFTVSMHTGLLDLIFILMLGFVVIASAIIKTEQRKLRY from the coding sequence ATGAATAAACTGAAGCAAGTTTTCACAAAGGTCAATAAGATTGATACGTTTTCACCGTATTTCTTTTTACCTTTTATATTAGTGCTATATTTCTTTACAAGTCTATTCGATTTCCATCGATTTGAATTATTTAATGTTCGAGTATCAATTTTGCCAGCGGTACTAGTAGCACTTATTTGCTATTATATCGGTGTTTATATTATTGATAAATTACAATGGACAATCCCATCATTCGGGTTATCGTTCTTAGGAAAATATATTATTCACATTGTTGTGTTACTAACAATAATCGGTTTAGCTTCTTATTTAATGATGATTTTTGGTGGAGGTTTAGGAATTTCTGATGAATCTAATCGTCGTAATCTCGATCCAAAACTAAACTTCTTTAGCCAATTATTATGGTACGGAATTTTACTGTTATTATCTTACAAAATGATTTTAGAAAAGCATATGACATGGAAAAAGGCATTAGTATACGGCACGATTTTTGCTGTTGTTATGTTCTTGTTCCTATTAATGGGCTATCGTACACCATTAATTATTATGCTATTTACTGGAATTATTATTTTCCACTATGTTGTGAAACGTGTGAAATTAACTTGGTTCCTGACAGCGTTATTTGTAATCGGTGTTGCATTCTCGATGTTTGGTTTCTTACGAGTGGTGACAGAAGATACAACTAAAGAATTCAATAATCGCGATCAACCCGATGTTGAATTGACAGAAACAGAAAAAGAAAAACTGTTAACAGTTGAACAAAAAGTAAATTTAACACCTAAATGGATGCGTTCAATAAATGGTGAAAGTGTTACAGGTCATATCGTATTAAGTAAAATTATCGAATACACGCAAGAAGAGGGCTACTTAAAAGGCGAAATTCATAAAGGTATCTTTAATACGGTTCTTCCTGGTGAGCAAATTTCACCTCGTATGAAGGTAACGGAAGTTGTAAACTCATTGAGCGTGGAAGAAGGTAAATATATTACACGTCCAACAAGAACAACAACGCCTACCTTTATCGGACAATTATTCCTAGATGGTGGCTATGCACTTGTAGCGATTGGCTTCTTACTATATGGTGTATTAATTTCATTAATTTATAATAAAGTAAAACAAGGTGGCATCCGTAGCTTCCACTCAGTAGCATACGCATTTGTCATTACATTGTTTACAGTGTCGATGCACACAGGCTTACTTGATTTAATCTTTATTTTAATGTTAGGTTTTGTAGTAATTGCGTCAGCAATTATAAAAACAGAGCAAAGAAAACTTCGATACTAA
- a CDS encoding S-layer homology domain-containing protein yields the protein MKRFISLITFCACTLVVFLLPTQAQATTQRIGIVFSESSEKYANSTHPGGTYEGQTVSPKVDYSSTYNKELKAFLLYQQQGFNVEKIYEKDLNSLESLSQYDAIVFPYTVMMNHLQRENVKMYVRNGGGAIFAFQTARNESAKFPKAGQMDLSPLIYDVDSWVMEWDNLSEVFNSRFIDDIVLGNATISNSNSVHSIIQNATNELGKSKLNLTKSDQEWVEIIKPWQGGSASPLLYFSNYDYTDKPQTMKKNEFGAAHAIQYGKGRVVQIGFKIYDYITINAKANWQDNENGVAYSTTQGDLDAQVFMKHALRWVAENHNGDVPRRYNLSLYSDSVQSYVAPSGKFVFYSTVTVKNNGNVPARGTLKVEILDANDQVVGKGHDRYLPGLAADATTTNADRKDISTHSEKYQIFMPGNLAAGTYTIRTSFIEGRDDRKNVDEKFATIAEIKTLTRTKGSNKASIEVAPFFQDILATNGAYYDIKNLHALGIVKGSNGKFNPQGTLTRIQATEMVLRALGITPSSSATLNANDMKAGDYGYAVLATGVRYGIISLEDGKINAHQPMTRAAMAHALVKGFKLQGYTKHTFIDVPTSHVYFKDIQALYALDITTGYADQTFKPNNTVTRQNFAQFVNRTLHANAK from the coding sequence TTGAAGAGATTCATTTCACTAATTACTTTCTGTGCTTGTACGCTTGTTGTATTCCTATTACCGACACAAGCCCAAGCTACAACTCAAAGAATCGGCATCGTTTTCTCTGAAAGTAGTGAGAAATATGCCAACTCCACACACCCTGGTGGTACATATGAGGGACAAACAGTATCTCCAAAGGTCGATTATAGCTCTACATACAACAAGGAGCTAAAAGCTTTCCTTTTATATCAGCAACAGGGCTTCAATGTAGAGAAAATTTACGAAAAGGACTTAAATAGTTTAGAAAGTTTAAGCCAATATGATGCAATCGTCTTTCCTTATACGGTCATGATGAATCATCTACAACGCGAAAATGTCAAAATGTACGTACGCAACGGTGGCGGTGCTATTTTTGCGTTCCAAACAGCTCGTAACGAATCCGCAAAATTTCCAAAGGCTGGTCAAATGGATCTCTCCCCATTAATCTATGATGTCGACTCTTGGGTCATGGAGTGGGATAACCTATCAGAAGTTTTCAACTCACGCTTTATCGACGATATAGTATTGGGTAACGCAACAATTAGCAATAGTAATTCAGTACATTCAATTATCCAAAACGCGACTAATGAGCTCGGCAAAAGCAAATTAAATCTTACAAAATCTGATCAAGAGTGGGTTGAAATCATTAAACCTTGGCAAGGTGGCTCCGCCTCACCGCTATTATATTTCTCGAATTACGATTATACTGACAAGCCACAAACAATGAAGAAAAATGAATTTGGAGCAGCACATGCCATTCAATACGGCAAAGGTAGAGTCGTACAAATCGGATTCAAAATTTATGATTACATTACTATTAATGCCAAAGCAAATTGGCAAGATAACGAAAACGGTGTTGCTTACTCTACAACACAAGGCGACTTAGACGCTCAAGTATTTATGAAGCACGCTTTACGTTGGGTTGCCGAAAATCACAATGGTGATGTGCCACGTCGCTATAATCTTTCGCTATACTCTGACAGTGTGCAAAGTTATGTAGCGCCGTCTGGTAAATTCGTCTTCTACTCCACAGTAACGGTAAAGAACAATGGCAATGTGCCAGCTCGTGGTACGTTAAAAGTAGAGATTCTTGATGCGAACGATCAGGTTGTCGGTAAAGGGCATGATCGTTATTTACCAGGTCTTGCTGCCGATGCGACAACAACTAATGCTGACCGCAAAGATATTAGTACCCACTCGGAAAAATATCAAATTTTCATGCCCGGAAATTTAGCCGCTGGAACATATACGATACGTACTTCCTTCATAGAAGGTCGCGATGATCGTAAAAATGTTGACGAAAAATTTGCAACCATTGCAGAAATTAAAACGCTCACACGTACAAAAGGTTCCAACAAGGCTTCTATTGAGGTTGCCCCATTCTTTCAAGATATATTAGCAACAAACGGAGCTTATTATGATATTAAAAACTTACATGCATTAGGTATTGTGAAAGGGAGTAATGGCAAATTCAACCCTCAAGGCACACTCACACGAATACAAGCTACTGAAATGGTATTACGTGCACTTGGTATCACCCCTTCAAGCTCAGCTACCTTGAACGCCAACGATATGAAAGCTGGTGATTATGGCTATGCAGTCCTAGCTACAGGCGTTCGCTATGGAATAATTTCTTTAGAAGATGGCAAAATTAACGCCCATCAACCGATGACGCGTGCCGCAATGGCACATGCACTTGTAAAGGGCTTTAAGCTTCAAGGCTATACTAAACATACATTCATCGATGTCCCTACATCTCATGTCTATTTTAAAGATATCCAGGCTCTCTATGCACTAGATATTACTACAGGCTATGCAGATCAAACATTTAAACCAAACAACACGGTAACTCGTCAAAACTTTGCCCAATTTGTTAATCGCACACTTCACGCGAACGCTAAATAA
- a CDS encoding N-acetylmuramoyl-L-alanine amidase: MYFKKISLILCVLFISASMFTIHSANASGGFEDVTPKHEAYEEINYLISLGVIKGYTENGKTYYKPYNSVTRGQVAKMAVVASGNRPLVVNKSNFSDVTVGTELSGYVERAIQLGYFKTNTTGQFLPNKPLTRDEMSYVLTKAFKLDASEYENMDSPFVDVGITHPYVQYVNTIYYNGITKGSGQNYNPNSQVTRAQFALFVARAKSEKYRLELPVKGVTVPDTTQVIGLIQVTTDGLNIRKSKDSVSSSNIVGTVDKGGKLSVYAVEGDWLKVTYKGAFAYIYKTYAQFLDADGNALGNIQKEVKTTQGINLYVKASSSSKTISTINSNVKLPVYKTVNGYYLTVVNGLPGYIVANSTEDVEVEQPSKPDPTPPPVAGDLLGRATVGSLNVRKEANSTSTVLGKLNKGDYVHVNSISGYWAQITFDGQTGYVHKSYLKLLNQSGNGLKNRIIILDPGHGGKDPGAVVGSNSEKAITLKVSTLVKQKLEAAGAKVLMTRTGDTYPSLQDRVDFTDANYGEIFVSIHVNSATSTSAQGTETYYAVTTGDMYQEDIDLATFVNNQIVNNLNMKNRGVKEQQYYVIRNTLIPAILVELGFLTNSEDRGKMTDDQYIELFAEAIYKGISQYYAKQ, translated from the coding sequence TTGTACTTTAAAAAAATCAGTCTTATATTATGCGTCTTATTCATTTCAGCTTCTATGTTTACGATACATAGTGCAAATGCAAGTGGTGGTTTTGAAGATGTTACCCCAAAGCATGAAGCTTATGAAGAGATCAATTATTTAATTAGTTTAGGTGTTATAAAAGGGTATACGGAAAATGGTAAAACGTATTATAAGCCTTATAATAGCGTAACGCGCGGACAAGTTGCAAAAATGGCTGTTGTTGCTTCTGGTAACAGACCATTAGTTGTCAATAAATCTAACTTTTCAGATGTAACGGTTGGTACCGAGCTTTCGGGTTACGTTGAACGTGCCATACAGTTAGGTTACTTTAAAACAAATACAACTGGACAGTTTTTACCGAACAAGCCTTTAACTCGTGATGAAATGAGTTATGTATTAACAAAGGCATTTAAGCTTGATGCAAGTGAATACGAAAATATGGATTCTCCCTTTGTTGATGTAGGTATTACACATCCTTACGTTCAATATGTAAATACGATTTACTATAATGGTATTACAAAGGGAAGCGGTCAAAATTATAATCCAAATAGCCAAGTGACACGTGCGCAGTTCGCATTATTTGTTGCTCGTGCAAAAAGTGAAAAATATCGTTTAGAGCTACCTGTAAAAGGTGTTACTGTTCCAGATACAACACAGGTTATTGGTTTAATTCAAGTGACAACAGATGGCTTGAATATTCGTAAATCAAAAGACTCGGTATCTAGTTCGAACATAGTAGGTACAGTCGATAAAGGTGGAAAACTATCAGTCTATGCAGTTGAAGGTGACTGGTTAAAAGTAACATATAAAGGTGCATTTGCTTATATTTATAAAACGTACGCACAGTTTTTAGATGCGGACGGTAATGCATTAGGGAATATTCAAAAAGAAGTTAAAACAACACAAGGTATCAATCTCTACGTGAAGGCTAGTTCGTCTTCTAAAACAATTTCAACAATTAATAGTAATGTCAAACTGCCTGTCTACAAAACGGTTAATGGCTATTATTTAACAGTAGTAAATGGCTTGCCAGGATATATTGTTGCAAATAGCACAGAGGATGTGGAAGTAGAACAACCTTCAAAACCAGATCCAACTCCTCCGCCAGTTGCAGGAGACTTACTAGGTCGTGCAACTGTTGGTAGTCTAAATGTGCGCAAAGAAGCGAACTCAACTTCTACAGTATTAGGTAAATTAAATAAGGGCGACTATGTGCATGTTAATAGCATTAGTGGCTATTGGGCTCAAATTACTTTTGATGGACAAACGGGCTATGTGCATAAATCTTATTTAAAACTATTAAACCAAAGTGGTAATGGACTGAAAAATCGTATTATCATTCTTGACCCTGGTCATGGTGGTAAAGATCCAGGAGCTGTAGTAGGTTCCAATTCAGAAAAGGCTATTACTTTAAAAGTTAGCACACTTGTAAAACAGAAACTTGAAGCAGCTGGAGCAAAAGTGTTAATGACACGAACAGGTGACACATATCCTTCGTTGCAAGACCGTGTTGACTTTACCGATGCAAACTATGGCGAAATCTTTGTTAGTATACATGTCAACTCAGCAACTAGCACCTCTGCACAAGGTACTGAAACATATTATGCTGTGACAACTGGAGATATGTATCAAGAAGATATTGATCTAGCTACTTTTGTAAATAACCAAATTGTTAATAACTTAAACATGAAAAATCGCGGTGTTAAAGAGCAACAATATTATGTTATTCGCAACACATTAATTCCAGCGATTCTAGTAGAGCTAGGTTTCCTTACAAATAGTGAAGACCGCGGCAAAATGACAGATGATCAATATATCGAATTATTTGCTGAAGCTATTTATAAAGGGATTTCACAATACTACGCTAAACAATAA
- a CDS encoding C40 family peptidase: MKKKWLLPIFASFMLFSTIQIDNAEAATANEVTETATKYLGIPYAYGGTTTSGLDCSGFTSKVFNDLGIKLNRTSSSQYQQGTAVAKSDLKIGDLLFFNTSGSGISHVAIYIGDGKMIHSQTGKGVSYSSVNDPYYWSSRYVGAKRVADFDAEQQAEVTKVATAEVKDAAIDFTVYASRAEVAVQIAKALNLDTTDKNTSFADVKPTYAHAGAIAAVAKLGIFTGDDHGKFNPSSPMTRAQIAKVLVVAFGLEHKGDVVTFADVPENYWATEYISILASNGITAGKDNGNFGYDEMLKISQLETFIERAKQVNK; the protein is encoded by the coding sequence ATGAAGAAAAAATGGTTATTACCGATTTTTGCATCTTTTATGTTATTTTCAACAATTCAAATAGATAACGCTGAAGCGGCAACTGCAAATGAAGTTACTGAAACAGCGACGAAATATTTAGGTATTCCTTATGCTTATGGTGGTACAACTACTAGTGGATTAGATTGCTCTGGCTTTACTTCTAAAGTCTTCAATGATTTAGGCATTAAATTGAACCGTACATCAAGCTCACAATATCAGCAAGGTACAGCGGTTGCGAAGAGTGACCTAAAAATTGGCGACTTACTTTTCTTTAACACGAGTGGTAGTGGTATCTCACATGTAGCGATATACATAGGTGATGGTAAAATGATTCACTCTCAAACAGGTAAAGGTGTTAGCTATTCTAGTGTAAACGATCCATATTATTGGAGTTCTCGTTACGTTGGAGCAAAACGCGTAGCGGATTTTGACGCTGAACAACAAGCTGAAGTGACAAAAGTAGCGACTGCTGAAGTTAAGGACGCTGCAATTGACTTTACAGTATATGCTTCACGTGCAGAAGTTGCTGTACAAATAGCAAAAGCTTTAAACTTAGATACAACAGATAAAAATACATCATTTGCTGACGTAAAACCTACTTATGCACATGCTGGTGCAATTGCTGCAGTAGCGAAGTTAGGTATTTTTACAGGTGATGATCACGGCAAATTTAATCCTTCTTCTCCAATGACTCGTGCACAAATTGCAAAAGTTTTAGTAGTAGCTTTTGGTCTTGAGCATAAAGGTGATGTGGTGACATTTGCAGATGTTCCTGAAAATTATTGGGCAACAGAATATATTTCAATACTAGCATCAAACGGTATTACAGCAGGTAAAGATAACGGTAATTTCGGTTATGATGAAATGTTAAAAATTTCTCAACTTGAAACATTTATCGAGCGTGCTAAGCAAGTGAATAAGTAA
- a CDS encoding helix-turn-helix domain-containing protein — MSQELIALVKKSKHDDKALLTVINYFEPILKQCLYQTHPHFREDLRQDLLIKLIHTIRKYDVNSVPGFWDLKKRYNGQ, encoded by the coding sequence ATGTCACAAGAATTAATTGCCCTAGTAAAAAAATCGAAACATGACGATAAAGCTTTATTAACTGTAATAAATTATTTTGAGCCTATCTTGAAACAGTGCCTTTATCAAACGCATCCACATTTTAGAGAGGATTTACGTCAGGATTTACTTATTAAACTCATCCATACTATAAGAAAATATGATGTCAATTCCGTCCCAGGATTCTGGGATTTGAAGAAACGATATAATGGCCAATAA
- a CDS encoding YvrJ family protein: protein MITEPTDWIMIIGNFGFPIAITVYLFIRFEKKLENLELSIHKLSERIKNSRRD, encoded by the coding sequence ATGATAACAGAACCAACTGATTGGATTATGATAATCGGAAATTTTGGCTTTCCGATTGCAATAACAGTATATCTATTTATTAGATTTGAAAAGAAATTAGAAAACCTTGAACTAAGTATTCATAAGTTATCGGAACGTATTAAAAATTCAAGAAGGGACTGA
- a CDS encoding sigma factor-like helix-turn-helix DNA-binding protein, which produces MLENKWDEDRIEKFECENRQLLKNDLVISFLKIPTNKEKYMETISNPTPENMKELDILFKHFYFKIRFISHISSTLKFNSINFDKRLRLIQSRFSLTLDATINTSEGQGTFLDLVADEQAEDHFSGIILNNDLHEYVINPILYDALNSLTKKQKEIISLAYAEGLSDTEIGRRLNKTQQAVSKTHKKALENMLIYIERQKKNGEKRGISDDNRTN; this is translated from the coding sequence GTGTTGGAAAATAAATGGGATGAAGATAGAATTGAAAAATTTGAATGTGAAAATCGACAGCTATTAAAAAATGATTTGGTAATTTCTTTTTTGAAAATACCAACTAACAAAGAAAAGTACATGGAAACAATATCAAACCCTACTCCAGAGAATATGAAAGAATTAGATATATTATTTAAACATTTCTATTTCAAAATCCGCTTTATTTCTCATATTTCTTCAACTCTAAAGTTTAATTCAATTAATTTCGACAAAAGATTGAGGCTTATACAATCCAGATTTTCTCTTACTTTAGATGCCACCATTAATACTAGTGAAGGACAAGGAACATTTCTCGATTTAGTAGCGGACGAACAAGCAGAAGACCATTTTAGTGGGATAATTTTAAATAATGATTTACATGAATATGTAATAAACCCAATATTGTATGATGCATTAAATTCGTTGACTAAAAAGCAAAAGGAGATCATTAGTCTAGCTTATGCAGAAGGATTAAGCGATACGGAAATTGGACGAAGATTAAATAAAACGCAGCAAGCTGTCTCTAAAACCCATAAGAAAGCTTTGGAAAATATGCTGATTTACATTGAAAGGCAAAAGAAGAATGGGGAAAAAAGGGGGATTTCTGATGATAACAGAACCAACTGA
- a CDS encoding M20/M25/M40 family metallo-hydrolase, with product MLKTYEEVLKVTNDLVNIESIVNTEGEIDISKSLAKTIANLPYFQKNPDYVFTSQTVDDEIERYNVFAFVRGTKESSAKTVVLMGHTDTVGIDDYNSLKEKACFPNHLQEALKNEKVPPLVKEHLESNEWLFGRGTLDMKSGVASNYYLLNYYSEHPEELKGNIVFFAECDEEDSSHGVLSGLNDLKKLREAYGFEYEALINSDFVAPRYEGDENRYIYKGSVGKLLPSFYITGAESHVGSSFEGLDPNYIAAELTRQIAYNPELCDKSLGETPMPPVTLKQTDFKETYTVQTALASYVYYNFFVQSWSPKDVLEKLKNQAEIAFNNVVNNLNSHYKRYCEISEQEYTKLPWETRVVFYEELEQSIISQSGERYKEHMKKFKEDLLENKELDVRMFSARVVEETWKWAKDKSPAIIIFYSSLYSPRVEVTGKDQKEKNLLIALDHAIEKVQPHYNKPIVQRNYFPYICDMSCVAINDDEDSIQSVINNNPSWGTKHFVDYNTIRDLNIPAINIGPYGYDAHNRYERTELKYTMEIMPNLTKHVIDKLLD from the coding sequence ATGTTGAAAACGTATGAAGAAGTATTAAAAGTGACAAATGATCTTGTAAATATTGAAAGTATCGTAAATACCGAAGGCGAAATTGATATTTCAAAATCACTTGCTAAAACAATTGCTAACCTTCCTTACTTTCAAAAAAATCCAGACTATGTGTTTACTTCACAAACGGTCGATGATGAGATTGAGCGATATAACGTATTTGCTTTTGTAAGAGGGACAAAAGAAAGTAGCGCTAAAACAGTCGTATTAATGGGCCATACCGATACGGTTGGAATAGATGATTATAATAGCTTGAAAGAGAAAGCATGTTTTCCGAATCATCTTCAAGAAGCATTAAAAAACGAAAAGGTTCCTCCGTTAGTTAAGGAGCATTTAGAATCCAATGAATGGTTATTTGGCAGAGGAACATTAGATATGAAAAGCGGTGTGGCAAGTAATTACTATCTATTAAATTATTATTCAGAGCATCCTGAAGAATTAAAAGGAAATATTGTATTTTTTGCTGAGTGTGATGAGGAAGATAGCTCGCACGGGGTATTGTCAGGTTTAAATGATTTAAAAAAACTGAGAGAAGCGTATGGATTTGAATATGAGGCGTTAATAAACTCTGATTTTGTAGCTCCTAGGTATGAAGGCGATGAAAATAGATATATTTATAAAGGTAGTGTCGGGAAGCTACTTCCTTCATTTTATATAACTGGAGCTGAAAGTCATGTGGGATCTAGCTTTGAAGGACTTGATCCTAACTATATCGCAGCAGAGTTAACTAGACAAATTGCATATAATCCTGAGCTATGCGATAAATCATTAGGCGAAACGCCTATGCCACCAGTAACGTTGAAGCAAACAGATTTTAAAGAAACGTATACTGTTCAAACAGCACTTGCTTCATATGTATATTATAATTTCTTTGTTCAATCATGGTCGCCTAAAGATGTTCTTGAAAAGCTAAAAAATCAAGCAGAAATTGCCTTTAATAATGTAGTTAATAATTTAAATAGTCACTATAAGAGATATTGTGAAATTAGTGAACAGGAATATACAAAATTGCCTTGGGAAACGAGGGTGGTATTTTATGAAGAACTAGAGCAATCGATTATTTCACAATCTGGTGAACGTTATAAAGAGCATATGAAGAAATTTAAAGAAGACTTACTAGAAAATAAAGAATTAGATGTACGTATGTTTTCTGCGAGAGTCGTAGAAGAAACATGGAAATGGGCAAAGGATAAGAGCCCTGCTATTATTATTTTTTATTCCTCACTTTATTCACCACGCGTAGAGGTGACTGGAAAAGATCAAAAAGAAAAAAATCTACTAATAGCTTTAGATCATGCTATCGAAAAAGTTCAACCACATTATAATAAGCCAATTGTACAAAGAAATTATTTTCCTTATATTTGTGACATGAGCTGTGTAGCGATAAATGACGATGAAGATAGCATTCAATCCGTTATTAACAATAATCCAAGTTGGGGAACAAAACATTTTGTCGATTATAATACTATTAGGGATTTAAATATTCCAGCAATTAATATTGGACCGTATGGTTATGATGCACATAACAGATACGAAAGAACTGAATTAAAATATACAATGGAAATTATGCCTAATTTAACGAAACACGTAATAGATAAGCTACTTGATTAA
- a CDS encoding amino acid ABC transporter ATP-binding protein has translation MIKLKSLSKSFGKLKVLKDINLEINKSEVVVLIGASGSGKSTLLRCMNFLELLDEGTISINDEIIDIEKTNLNKVRENMGMVFQHFNLFPHLSVLQNITEAPIQVKKQSKEEANKKAMELLTRVGLADKANYYPEQLSGGQKQRVAIARALAMNPNVMLFDEPTSALDPELVGEVLETMKSLARDGMTMVIVTHEMGFAREVADRVIMLADGKIIEEGPPSEFFKTPKEERTAKFLQQVL, from the coding sequence ATGATAAAGTTGAAGTCGCTTTCTAAATCATTTGGTAAATTAAAAGTTTTAAAAGACATTAACCTTGAGATCAATAAATCAGAAGTAGTTGTTTTAATTGGAGCAAGTGGTTCGGGAAAAAGTACGTTGTTACGTTGTATGAATTTTTTAGAGTTATTAGATGAGGGTACTATAAGTATTAACGATGAGATTATTGATATCGAAAAAACAAACTTAAATAAAGTCAGAGAAAATATGGGTATGGTATTTCAACACTTCAATTTATTTCCGCATTTAAGCGTTTTACAAAACATAACTGAAGCACCCATACAGGTGAAAAAGCAAAGTAAAGAGGAAGCGAATAAAAAAGCAATGGAATTATTAACGAGAGTTGGGCTTGCTGATAAAGCTAACTACTATCCTGAGCAGTTATCTGGAGGACAAAAGCAACGGGTTGCTATTGCAAGAGCACTTGCGATGAACCCAAACGTTATGCTGTTTGATGAACCAACATCGGCGCTAGATCCTGAATTAGTTGGCGAAGTATTAGAAACAATGAAAAGTTTAGCAAGAGATGGTATGACAATGGTCATTGTAACGCATGAAATGGGCTTTGCAAGAGAGGTTGCGGATAGAGTAATTATGTTAGCTGATGGAAAAATAATTGAAGAAGGCCCTCCTTCAGAATTTTTTAAAACGCCGAAGGAAGAGAGAACAGCGAAGTTTTTACAGCAAGTTTTATAA
- a CDS encoding amino acid ABC transporter permease: protein MEFLTNIASIFQKHGIEFLKATILTVELTVVSLLIACVIGLIFAFFKVSNIKILEKIANAYIFIIRGMPLIVQLMFLYYGISSIFVLSDFAAGAIALGIHSGAYIAEIFRGSIQSIDKGQMEAGRSLGMTYFKTMRRIILPQSFKRAIPSLANQFIIGLKDSSLVAYIAVSELFNHALSAQAYNYMPLETYFVVGVYYLILVLIFTLLFNKLESRMDVGKEKKHDKVEVAF from the coding sequence ATGGAGTTTTTAACGAATATAGCATCGATATTCCAAAAACATGGCATTGAATTTTTAAAAGCAACTATTTTGACAGTTGAGTTAACAGTAGTTTCTTTATTAATTGCTTGTGTTATTGGTCTAATTTTTGCCTTCTTCAAAGTTTCGAATATCAAGATATTAGAGAAGATAGCAAACGCTTATATTTTTATTATTCGGGGTATGCCACTTATCGTACAACTTATGTTCCTATACTACGGTATTTCTAGTATTTTTGTTCTTTCCGATTTTGCAGCAGGTGCTATTGCACTTGGTATTCATTCTGGTGCCTATATTGCAGAAATCTTTCGAGGATCGATTCAATCAATCGATAAAGGACAAATGGAAGCTGGCCGCTCATTAGGTATGACGTATTTTAAAACAATGAGACGAATTATTTTACCACAGAGCTTTAAGCGAGCTATACCTTCATTGGCTAATCAATTCATTATTGGATTAAAAGACTCTTCTTTAGTAGCCTATATCGCCGTTTCAGAATTATTTAACCATGCATTATCTGCCCAAGCGTATAACTACATGCCTTTAGAAACCTACTTTGTCGTAGGCGTATATTACTTGATTTTAGTTCTAATATTCACACTGTTGTTCAATAAACTGGAAAGCAGAATGGATGTTGGAAAGGAGAAAAAGCATGATAAAGTTGAAGTCGCTTTCTAA